The Daucus carota subsp. sativus chromosome 7, DH1 v3.0, whole genome shotgun sequence genome window below encodes:
- the LOC108194110 gene encoding uncharacterized protein At2g39790, mitochondrial, whose protein sequence is MWKRAGMKAILQPWRILASRPASTKSTANVSSAVNSMILQSLKEHYFEVSKMTPPPKVNPPTPFKLVKGSLQSSGPVLTRSFGNEEISISVMRLRNIIAAFEDDGDDVTSQLFLHVDVSKPGQSHSLLFLCGLYPDAIGIQSISTRAKSEDSGFAMVPTKYNGPTFQDLDDKMKNAIHGYLEERGINESLFSFLQAWLYVKDHRQLMEWFKSVGTFITEKKEA, encoded by the exons ATGTGGAAGAGAGCAGGGATGAAAGCTATTTTACAGCCATGGCGCATCTTAGCATCCCGTCCGGCGTCGACAAAGTCAACGGCGAATGTTTCGTCGGCAGTCAACTCCATGATTCTCCAGTCACTCAAAGAACACTATTTCGAAGTCTCCAAAATGACTCCTCCCCCT AAAGTAAACCCTCCGACACCATTTAAGCTTGTAAAAGGGTCTCTTCAAAGTTCTGGTCCTGTTTTGACCAGGAGTTTTGGGAACGAGGAAATCAGTATATCCGTAATGCGGTTGAGAAACATTATTGCTGCTTTTGAAGATGATGGAGATGATGTAACAAGCCAGTTATTTCTCCATGTTGATGTGTCTAAGCCAGGTCAGAGTCattctttgcttttcctttgtGGATTGTATCCAGATGCAATAGGAATTCAATCAATTTCAACAAGGGCCAAGAGCGAGGATTCAGGCTTTGCCATGGTCCCAACCAAATACAATGGGCCCACCTTCCAGGATCTTGATGATAAGATGAAGAATGCAATTCATGGTTACCTTGAAGAGCGAGGCATCAATGAAAGCCTCTTTTCATTTCTCCAAGCTTGGCTTTATGTAAAGGATCACCGGCAACTCATGGAATGGTTCAAATCAGTAGGCACTTTCATTACCGAAAAGAAGGAAGCTTAG
- the LOC108196469 gene encoding calnexin homolog produces MEEAKRRIIPFVFLLIISSFAFQLFASTDPIFYESFDEDFSGRWIASEKDEYQGVWKHSKSEGHDDYGLLVSEKARKYAIVKELDEPVKLNDGTIVLQFETRLQNGLECGGAYLKFLRPQEAGWVPKGFDNESPYSIMFGPDKCGVTNKVHFILKHKNPKTGEFVEHHVKFPPSVPSDKLTHVYTAILKPDNELRILVDGEEKKKVNFLSSEDFDPALIPAKTIPDPDDKKPTDWDERAKIPDPEATKPDDWDEDAPLEIEDAEAVKPEGWLDDEPEEIEDPEASKPEDWDDEEDGEWEAPKIENPKCEDAPGCGEWKRPMKRNPAYKGKWHAPLIDNPNYKGIWKPQQISNPAYFELDKPAFEPIAAIGIEIWTMQDGILFDNILIASDEKVAESYRQTTWKPKFDVEKAKQKAEEETSSLSDSLKGFQKVVFDQLYKIADIPFLQNHKFKILDLIEKAEKQPNITIGVLVSIVVVIFTALIKLLFGGKKPATPKVRVEPKKEEVTEASNNGGDSSEEKERNEDTTAAPRRRTRRDD; encoded by the exons ATGGAAGAAGCTAAACGGAGGATCATCCCCTTTGTTTTCTTGCTAATAATCTCCTCATTTGCCTTTCAGCTATTCGCTTCTACTGATCCG ATATTTTATGAGTCGTTTGATGAAGATTTTTCGGGACGGTGGATCGCTTCGGAGAAAGATGAATATCAAG GTGTATGGAAACACTCCAAAAGTGAGGGACATGATGATTACGGACTTCTTGTCAGCGAGAAGGCAAGGAAATATGCAATTGTCAAGGAGCTTGATGAACCTGTGAAACTCAATGACGGAACTATTGTTCTCCAGTTTGAAACACGTCTGCAGAATGGCCTAGAGTGTGGTGGTGCATATCTGAAGTTTCTTCGACCTCAGGAGGCCGGTTGGGTACCCAAAGGATTTGACAATGAATCTCCTTACTCTATTATGTTTGGCCCTGACAAATGTGGAGTTACAAACAAGGTCCATTTCATTTTGAAGCATAAAAACCCCAAGACTGGAGAGTTTGTTGAGCATCATGTTAAGTTCCCACCATCCGTGCCGTCCGACAAATTAACCCATGTGTACACTGCAATTTTGAAGCCTGACAATGAATTACGAATCTTGGTTGATGGGGAAGAGAAGAAGAAGGTCAATTTCTTGTCTTCAGAAGATTTTGATCCAGCCCTAATCCCAGCAAAGACAATTCCTGATCCAGATGACAAGAAACCTACAGACTGGGACGAGAGAGCGAAAATTCCCGACCCTGAGGCAACAAAGCCAGATGATTGGGATGAAGATGCACCTTTGGAGATTGAAGATGCTGAAGCTGTCAAACCTGAAGGATGGCTAGATGACGAGCCTGAAGAAATTGAAGACCCAGAGGCATCGAAACCTGAGGACTgggatgatgaagaagatggtGAATGGGAGGCTCCCAAGATTGAAAACCCCAAGTGTGAGGATGCACCTGGATGTGGGGAGTGGAAGAGACCAATGAAGAGAAATCCAGCTTACAAGGGAAAATGGCACGCACCTCTTATAGACAACCCCAACTATAAGGGTATATGGAAGCCTCAGCAAATTTCAAACCCTGCATACTTTGAGCTCGATAAACCAGCTTTTGAGCCTATTGCTGCTATTGGCATTGAAATTTGGACAATGCAAGATGGTATATTGTTTGATAATATATTGATAGCAAGTGACGAAAAGGTTGCAGAATCATACAGACAGACCACATGGAAGCCAAAGTTTGATGTAGAGAAAGCGAAACAGAAGGCCGAGGAGGAAACAAGCAGTCTTTCAGATAGTCTGAAAGGTTTTCAG AAGGTGGTATTTGACCAACTCTACAAGATTGCAGACATTCCTTTCTTGCAGAATCACAAATTTAAGATTTTG GATCTCATTGAAAAAGCAGAAAAGCAACCAAACATTACAATTGGTGTACTTGTATCCATCGTCGTAGTTATTTTCACTGCTCTGATTAAACTTCTATTCGGCGGAAAGAAACCT GCAACGCCGAAGGTCAGAGTGGAACCTAAGAAGGAAGAAGTAACCGAGGCCTCAAACAATGGGGGAGATAGTAGCGAGGAGAAAGAACGGAACGAGGACACAACAGCAGCACCTCGTAGGAGGACCAGGCGTGATGATTAG
- the LOC108194309 gene encoding uncharacterized protein LOC108194309, whose translation MAFRSPSNLKSVMGRLRMGGSPSSTFATSTTPKRSPQTLSAHQSANNPRTVKRSKGEWVPVYVAVGLILVAAGFGAHTVTQQIGRAPGVYVKKSRRESLPEVDDPDQQLELADRFVNKSFFRKIAHVQDYDLPHHNMPDPIRDDVYAKRPRAETLKSVGIDPKAH comes from the exons ATGGCTTTCAGATCTCCG AGTAATTTGAAATCAGTTATGGGTCGTCTTAGGATGGGAGGAAGCCCAAGCTCTACATTTGCCACATCCACCACGCCCAAACGCAGCCCACAGACTTTATCTGCTCATCAGTCCGCCAATAATCCAAGAACAGTAAA GAGGAGCAAGGGAGAGTGGGTCCCCGTGTACGTGGCAGTAGGGTTGATACTGGTGGCAGCTGGTTTTGGTGCGCATACGGTGACACAGCAAATAGGCCGGGCTCCAGGCGTGTATGTGAAGAAATCCAGAAGAGAATCATTGCCTGAGGTCGATGATCCGGATCAGCAGCTGGAGTTAGCTGATCGCTTCGTGAACAAATCTTTTTTCAGGAAAATTGCTCATGTTCAAGACTATGATCTTCCTCACCACAACATGCCCGATCCTATCCGTGACGACGTCTACGCAAA GAGGCCAAGAGCCGAGACACTGAAATCGGTTGGAATTGATCCAAAGGCTCACTAA